From the Limosilactobacillus panis genome, one window contains:
- a CDS encoding amino acid permease, protein MDKQQQQKLKRSLKSRHITMIAIGGAIGTGLFLGSGSAIHEAGPSIILSYLIVEVFILFMMRALGELLLEDTSRHSFIDAIQYYLGDRMEFITGWMYWACWLTLAMADLTATGIYLRYWFPSLPQWVGPLLILVILMVINMINVGLFGELESWFSMIKVLAIVALIVVGLVLIVMHARVSGRTVTLANLVNQGGFFPTGPAGFLLSFQMVVFAFVGIEMVGLTAGETKNPQKDIPNAINTLPVRIGLFYIGSMIALMSIYPWFRVKETSSPFVQVFAAIGIPAAAGILNFVVLTAAMSATNSAIFSTSRSLYALAKSGNAPQRFGSLSPQAVPTQALTFSTVILFITVILNYVMPAGIFNVISGISTIFFIFTWLIILFAHVKFRQAHPKGIHRFTMPGYPVTSWLTIIFFLGVLVVLFFVDTTRVPLILSIIIFAILAVAFNFTAKGKKQK, encoded by the coding sequence ATGGACAAGCAGCAACAACAGAAGCTAAAACGGTCACTAAAGAGTCGTCACATCACGATGATTGCCATTGGTGGGGCGATCGGAACAGGGCTGTTCCTGGGTTCTGGTTCAGCAATCCATGAAGCGGGACCTTCGATTATTCTTTCGTATTTAATTGTCGAGGTCTTCATTCTCTTCATGATGCGGGCGCTCGGTGAGCTGCTCTTAGAGGACACTTCCCGGCACTCGTTCATCGACGCCATCCAGTATTACCTTGGTGACCGGATGGAATTTATCACCGGTTGGATGTACTGGGCCTGCTGGCTGACCCTGGCGATGGCCGACTTGACGGCGACCGGGATTTACCTCCGTTACTGGTTCCCGAGCCTTCCCCAGTGGGTGGGTCCCCTATTAATCTTGGTTATTCTAATGGTGATTAACATGATTAACGTCGGCTTGTTTGGGGAATTAGAAAGCTGGTTTTCAATGATTAAGGTCCTCGCAATCGTGGCTCTAATCGTCGTCGGCCTAGTTTTAATCGTGATGCACGCGCGGGTGAGCGGCCGGACCGTGACCCTGGCGAACCTGGTTAACCAGGGGGGCTTTTTCCCCACGGGTCCAGCAGGCTTTCTCCTTTCCTTCCAGATGGTTGTGTTTGCCTTTGTCGGAATTGAAATGGTTGGTTTGACCGCTGGGGAGACAAAGAACCCCCAAAAGGACATTCCGAACGCAATCAACACCCTGCCGGTACGGATTGGTCTCTTTTACATCGGTTCGATGATTGCTCTGATGTCGATTTACCCGTGGTTCCGGGTTAAGGAGACCTCCAGTCCCTTTGTCCAGGTCTTTGCGGCAATTGGGATCCCCGCAGCCGCTGGAATCTTGAACTTCGTGGTCTTGACGGCGGCAATGTCGGCAACCAACAGTGCCATCTTTAGTACAAGCCGGTCACTGTACGCCCTGGCAAAGAGTGGTAATGCGCCCCAACGTTTCGGTAGCCTGAGCCCCCAGGCCGTACCGACTCAGGCCCTGACCTTTTCGACGGTCATCCTGTTCATCACGGTTATCCTGAACTACGTTATGCCCGCCGGAATCTTTAACGTCATTTCCGGGATTTCTACGATTTTCTTCATCTTTACCTGGCTGATCATCCTCTTTGCCCATGTGAAGTTCCGTCAGGCCCACCCGAAAGGCATTCATCGCTTTACGATGCCGGGGTACCCAGTGACGAGCTGGCTGACGATCATCTTTTTCTTAGGCGTTTTAGTGGTCCTCTTCTTCGTCGATACGACCCGGGTTCCATTGATTCTCTCAATCATTATTTTCGCCATCTTGGCAGTGGCATTTAACTTCACGGCTAAAGGGAAAAAGCAAAAATAA
- a CDS encoding NupC/NupG family nucleoside CNT transporter has protein sequence MYLAINILGLIVFLAIGWLFSKNRKAINWKTVGIMIVINLILAWLLTGSSAGRAGVKAAADGFVWIVDVSAKGTVFALGDWYNTKNLNFICSALMPILMIVPLFDILTYIGFLPWIIKWIGRGLSYITGQPKFESFFAVEMMFLGNTEVLAVSGMQIRKMSKERNLTLAMMSMSCVTASILGSYILMMPGQYILTAVPINIINALIATSMLNPVKLAPEEDTIEKVGATDNGKKEPFFSFLGDSILGAGKLILIIIANVVAFVALAALIDKILGLFWKPLSLESILGCIMFPFSWLLGLPVHQAWDLAQNMGMKLVTNEFVVMGKVSGSINSYPEHLKAVLTVFVTSFANFGTLGMIIGAFKGLANKEDNDYIAHNIGYLLLSGILVSLLSAAFVGLFVW, from the coding sequence ATGTATCTTGCAATCAATATTCTTGGGCTGATCGTGTTCCTCGCTATTGGGTGGCTGTTCTCAAAGAACCGCAAGGCCATTAACTGGAAGACGGTTGGGATCATGATTGTTATTAACCTTATTTTGGCATGGCTTTTGACGGGTTCTTCCGCCGGACGTGCCGGAGTTAAGGCTGCTGCCGACGGTTTCGTTTGGATCGTTGATGTATCTGCAAAGGGGACTGTCTTTGCATTAGGTGATTGGTACAATACTAAGAACCTGAACTTTATTTGTTCCGCACTGATGCCAATCCTGATGATTGTTCCGCTGTTCGATATCTTGACTTACATTGGTTTCTTGCCATGGATTATCAAGTGGATTGGACGGGGACTTTCCTACATCACTGGTCAACCAAAGTTCGAATCCTTCTTTGCTGTTGAAATGATGTTCTTAGGGAACACCGAAGTGCTGGCCGTTTCTGGTATGCAGATTCGGAAGATGAGCAAGGAACGTAACTTGACTTTGGCCATGATGTCAATGTCTTGTGTTACTGCCTCAATTCTTGGTTCTTATATCTTAATGATGCCTGGTCAATACATCTTGACGGCGGTGCCAATCAACATTATTAACGCATTGATTGCCACTAGTATGTTGAACCCAGTCAAGTTAGCACCGGAAGAAGATACCATCGAAAAGGTTGGTGCAACTGACAACGGTAAGAAGGAACCATTCTTCAGTTTCTTGGGTGACTCCATCCTGGGCGCTGGTAAGCTGATCTTAATCATCATTGCTAACGTTGTTGCCTTCGTTGCCTTAGCCGCATTAATCGATAAGATCTTAGGCTTATTCTGGAAGCCACTGTCACTAGAAAGTATCCTTGGTTGCATCATGTTCCCATTCTCCTGGTTACTGGGACTCCCAGTTCACCAAGCATGGGACTTGGCACAAAACATGGGGATGAAGTTAGTTACTAACGAATTCGTTGTTATGGGTAAGGTTTCTGGCTCAATCAACAGTTACCCAGAACACTTGAAGGCCGTATTAACTGTCTTCGTTACCTCCTTTGCCAACTTCGGGACCCTGGGTATGATTATCGGTGCCTTCAAGGGCTTGGCTAACAAGGAAGATAATGACTACATCGCTCACAACATTGGTTACCTGTTACTTTCTGGTATCCTGGTATCCTTGCTGTCCGCTGCCTTTGTTGGTCTGTTCGTTTGGTAA
- the rihC gene encoding ribonucleoside hydrolase RihC, with translation MTTKIIMDTDPGIDDAAALTMAINDPAIDLKLVTAVAGNVTVDKTTANALKIVHFFGKDIPVAAGAEQPLIKPFEDAARIHGESGMPGYDFGDDYGKPINKTAVEALHDAIVAEDEVTLVPTGSYTNIALLFSEYPEVKSHIKRIVAMGGSVSGGNMTSAAEFNVFTDPDAARIMYNAGIPIVMVGLDVTLKALLTKETIEKLGKMNKTGEMLHALITHYNDGTDEGRPMHDVNTIFYLLHPEAFTTKKMWVDVQTSGPAIGATVADIRGAYHDGKTNAEVCLDIDADYFNKWFLDEVSKMN, from the coding sequence ATGACCACTAAAATTATTATGGATACTGATCCCGGAATTGACGACGCTGCGGCCTTAACGATGGCCATCAACGACCCGGCAATTGACCTCAAGCTGGTTACTGCCGTTGCCGGGAACGTCACCGTTGACAAGACAACTGCTAACGCTTTGAAGATAGTTCACTTCTTTGGTAAGGACATTCCGGTTGCGGCCGGTGCTGAACAACCACTGATCAAGCCATTCGAAGACGCTGCTCGGATCCACGGTGAATCAGGAATGCCCGGTTACGACTTCGGGGACGACTACGGTAAGCCAATCAACAAGACCGCCGTTGAAGCCCTCCATGACGCCATCGTTGCTGAAGACGAGGTTACCCTGGTCCCAACCGGCTCCTACACCAACATCGCCTTACTGTTCAGCGAGTACCCAGAGGTTAAGAGCCACATCAAGCGGATCGTTGCCATGGGTGGGTCCGTATCCGGTGGTAACATGACGAGTGCTGCCGAATTCAACGTCTTCACCGACCCTGATGCTGCACGGATTATGTACAATGCCGGTATTCCAATCGTAATGGTCGGCCTGGACGTTACCCTGAAGGCCCTGCTGACCAAGGAGACGATTGAAAAACTGGGTAAAATGAACAAGACCGGGGAAATGCTGCACGCCCTAATTACCCACTATAATGACGGAACAGATGAAGGACGGCCAATGCACGATGTCAACACCATCTTCTACCTTCTTCATCCTGAAGCCTTTACCACGAAGAAGATGTGGGTCGACGTTCAGACAAGTGGCCCAGCAATTGGGGCAACCGTTGCTGATATTCGTGGTGCTTACCATGATGGCAAGACGAACGCTGAAGTTTGTCTCGATATCGATGCAGATTACTTCAATAAGTGGTTCTTAGATGAAGTAAGCAAGATGAATTAA
- the rsmG gene encoding 16S rRNA (guanine(527)-N(7))-methyltransferase RsmG, translated as MNPEQFQMALADQGVTINDKQMAQFELYYQLLVTTNRQVNLTRITEKNDVYLKHFYDSITGALAEPRLQTEKLTLCDIGAGAGFPSLPLKIAFPQLKVTIVDSLNKRINFLQELVNRLGLRGVTLIHDRAETFSNKKSQHREAYDVVTARAVARLTVLSELCLPAVKIGGEMLAYKASAADDELAAAQVAIKKLGGRVRREVSLNLPRTAEQRKIIIIAKAAATPAKYPRRPGLPNKKPLQ; from the coding sequence ATGAATCCAGAACAATTTCAAATGGCCCTGGCTGATCAGGGGGTTACTATTAACGATAAGCAGATGGCGCAGTTTGAACTCTACTACCAACTGCTGGTAACCACCAATCGGCAGGTCAACTTAACCCGGATTACCGAGAAAAACGATGTTTACCTTAAACACTTTTATGACTCAATTACCGGCGCACTAGCTGAGCCCCGCCTGCAGACGGAGAAATTAACTTTGTGCGACATCGGCGCTGGGGCGGGTTTCCCGTCATTACCACTCAAGATTGCCTTTCCTCAGCTTAAGGTGACGATTGTGGACTCACTAAATAAACGGATTAACTTTCTACAGGAACTGGTTAACCGCTTGGGCCTGCGGGGCGTGACCCTGATCCATGACCGGGCGGAAACCTTCTCTAACAAAAAGAGTCAGCATCGAGAAGCGTACGACGTTGTCACCGCACGGGCGGTAGCCCGGTTAACGGTTTTAAGTGAATTGTGCCTACCTGCCGTTAAGATCGGTGGCGAAATGCTTGCTTATAAGGCGAGTGCGGCCGACGACGAACTAGCAGCGGCCCAGGTGGCAATCAAAAAGTTGGGTGGCCGGGTCCGAAGGGAAGTCAGTTTGAACCTTCCCCGCACAGCAGAACAGCGCAAGATTATCATTATTGCAAAAGCAGCCGCAACCCCAGCCAAGTATCCCCGGCGCCCGGGACTGCCCAATAAGAAACCACTTCAGTAA
- a CDS encoding ParB/RepB/Spo0J family partition protein, whose translation MAFSLFNFGKSENNDTKQKVVDVKLDQIIPNRYQPRQVFDKDGIRELAQTIDEHGLLQPIVVREYEPAKYEIIAGERRYRAMKLLEWETAPAIIEKMSDHEAASLALVENLQRSQLSSVEEAQAYRRLMDLNHLTQAALAKGMGKSQSFVANKLRLLKLIKPVQTAILDHRITERHGRAMLDLDEKQQRDMLMKVVNNRLTVRQTEDEVAKNLGRPLPSEIAKQKAAARQRELAPIAPSGEPLPPVGTQQSSASAKKKKSRAKRKAKPAKQINDARLALNTIKKSIQLAKDSGFMVTTHEKNDDKSYQLVIEIPKKQ comes from the coding sequence ATGGCTTTTTCGTTATTTAACTTTGGAAAAAGTGAAAATAATGACACCAAGCAAAAGGTGGTTGACGTAAAACTGGACCAGATTATTCCTAACCGCTACCAGCCCCGTCAGGTATTCGACAAGGATGGCATTCGGGAACTGGCCCAAACAATTGATGAACATGGCTTACTGCAGCCAATCGTGGTCCGTGAATACGAGCCCGCTAAGTACGAAATCATTGCTGGGGAGCGGCGTTACCGGGCAATGAAGCTCCTCGAATGGGAGACCGCCCCGGCAATTATTGAAAAGATGAGTGACCATGAGGCTGCCTCACTGGCCCTGGTTGAAAACCTCCAGCGGTCACAACTGAGCTCCGTAGAAGAAGCCCAGGCCTACCGGCGGTTAATGGACCTTAACCACTTGACCCAGGCGGCCCTGGCAAAGGGAATGGGTAAGAGCCAGTCCTTCGTTGCTAATAAGCTCCGGCTATTGAAACTCATCAAGCCGGTCCAAACGGCCATCCTTGACCACCGGATCACGGAACGGCACGGGCGAGCAATGCTGGACCTTGATGAGAAACAACAGCGTGACATGCTGATGAAGGTCGTCAATAACCGACTCACGGTTCGGCAAACGGAAGATGAAGTGGCCAAGAACCTTGGCCGGCCACTGCCGTCGGAAATTGCCAAGCAAAAGGCGGCCGCTCGTCAACGGGAACTGGCGCCGATTGCTCCAAGCGGCGAACCCCTACCACCAGTCGGTACCCAGCAGTCATCCGCCTCGGCAAAAAAGAAAAAGAGTCGCGCCAAGCGCAAGGCTAAGCCGGCTAAGCAGATCAACGATGCCCGTCTGGCACTGAATACGATTAAGAAGTCAATTCAACTGGCAAAGGACAGTGGGTTCATGGTTACGACCCACGAAAAAAATGATGACAAGTCATACCAGTTGGTGATTGAGATTCCGAAGAAACAGTAG
- a CDS encoding ParA family protein: MGSVIALANQKGGVGKTTTSVNLGACLADKGQRVLLIDLDPQGNATSGLGIEKRDIEKSVYDVLINDEPLKSVIRPSSHKGLDIAPTTIALSGAEVELTNLMARETRLKDAFGDVRDNYDFILIDCPPSLGLLTINAFTACDSILIPVQSEYYALEGLSQLLNTIKLVQKHFNPNLAIEGVLLTMYDKRTNLGQQVNAEVRKFFGDRVYKTVIPRNVRLSEAPSHGLAIVDYDKRSRGAHVYQKLAKEVLANNGKA, translated from the coding sequence ATGGGTTCTGTAATTGCATTAGCTAACCAAAAGGGTGGTGTCGGCAAAACCACCACCAGTGTCAACCTGGGAGCGTGCCTAGCAGACAAGGGGCAGCGCGTCCTCTTAATTGACCTTGATCCCCAGGGGAACGCCACCAGCGGACTGGGGATTGAAAAGCGGGATATTGAAAAGAGCGTTTACGATGTCTTGATTAATGATGAACCGCTTAAAAGTGTCATCCGCCCGTCTAGTCACAAGGGCTTAGACATTGCGCCCACCACGATTGCCTTGTCCGGAGCCGAAGTTGAACTGACCAACCTGATGGCCCGAGAGACTCGCCTGAAAGATGCTTTCGGGGATGTCCGGGATAATTACGACTTTATCCTAATTGACTGCCCACCGTCTTTGGGCCTGCTTACGATCAACGCCTTTACGGCCTGTGATTCGATTTTGATTCCAGTCCAAAGTGAATACTACGCTCTGGAAGGACTTAGCCAGCTTCTGAATACTATTAAGCTGGTTCAGAAACACTTTAACCCGAACCTGGCAATTGAAGGGGTGCTGCTCACAATGTACGATAAGCGCACTAACCTCGGCCAGCAGGTCAATGCGGAGGTGCGGAAGTTCTTCGGTGACCGGGTTTACAAGACCGTGATTCCTCGCAACGTCCGTTTGTCAGAGGCACCTAGCCACGGGCTCGCAATTGTCGACTATGACAAACGTTCACGGGGGGCACATGTTTACCAGAAACTAGCAAAGGAAGTGTTAGCTAACAATGGCAAAGCGTAA
- a CDS encoding ParB/RepB/Spo0J family partition protein gives MAKRKKGGLGRGIEALFEENTIDEPQNGENVQDIKLTLIRPNPYQPRRTFDKAALNELAKSIEKTGVFQPVILRQPDPQIERYELIAGERRFRASKIAKQTTIPAIVRNMSDEQMMEVAVLENLQREDLTPLEEAQAYQTLMDKLSLTQAQVASRLGKSRPYIANYLRLLGLPKMIKDALNNGRLSMGQARTILGLKDKKKLVPLAKRAMDKNLTVRQLEEIVAEMNGTAKKRAQRKSRRKPVYIREAEAQLQSKFGTKVSVAQSRKKGTGKIEIPYTSNDDLTRILEVLDISLD, from the coding sequence ATGGCAAAGCGTAAAAAGGGTGGCCTCGGCCGCGGCATTGAGGCCCTGTTTGAAGAAAATACCATTGATGAGCCGCAAAACGGTGAAAACGTACAGGATATTAAGTTAACGCTAATTCGGCCCAACCCCTACCAGCCCCGGCGGACCTTTGACAAGGCGGCCTTAAACGAACTGGCCAAGTCGATTGAAAAGACGGGGGTCTTCCAGCCGGTAATCCTCCGCCAGCCTGACCCACAAATCGAACGTTACGAGTTAATTGCGGGTGAGCGGCGTTTCCGGGCTTCCAAGATTGCTAAACAGACTACGATTCCCGCAATTGTCCGCAACATGAGTGACGAGCAAATGATGGAAGTGGCCGTCTTGGAAAACCTCCAGCGGGAAGACCTGACCCCACTAGAAGAGGCCCAAGCCTACCAGACCTTGATGGATAAGCTTTCACTGACCCAGGCCCAGGTGGCTAGTCGGTTAGGAAAGAGCCGCCCGTATATCGCCAACTACTTACGCCTTTTGGGCCTACCGAAGATGATCAAGGACGCCTTAAACAACGGCCGACTCTCGATGGGCCAGGCGCGGACGATTCTCGGTTTGAAAGACAAGAAGAAGCTGGTTCCCCTGGCCAAGCGGGCGATGGATAAGAACTTGACGGTTCGTCAGCTTGAGGAGATTGTTGCCGAGATGAACGGGACAGCCAAGAAGAGAGCTCAACGGAAGAGCCGGCGGAAGCCCGTTTACATTCGTGAGGCAGAGGCACAGCTACAAAGCAAATTTGGCACGAAGGTATCCGTTGCCCAGAGCCGGAAGAAGGGGACCGGGAAGATTGAGATTCCCTACACATCTAATGATGACCTGACCCGGATACTAGAAGTGTTAGACATTTCATTAGACTAG
- a CDS encoding DUF951 domain-containing protein — translation MAAYDKGDIVLMKKAHPCGTNRWLITRVGADIKIQCEGCGHVVMMTRQKFDKGFKKVLEKGPAQTNN, via the coding sequence ATGGCAGCTTACGATAAAGGTGACATTGTCTTAATGAAAAAGGCTCATCCGTGTGGCACGAACCGCTGGTTGATTACCAGAGTCGGGGCCGACATCAAGATTCAGTGTGAAGGATGCGGCCATGTGGTAATGATGACCCGGCAAAAATTTGATAAGGGTTTTAAGAAAGTCCTTGAAAAAGGACCGGCACAAACCAATAATTAG
- the ychF gene encoding redox-regulated ATPase YchF yields MSLTAGIVGLPNVGKSTLFNAITKAGAEMANYPFATIDPNVGMVEVPDNRLDRINEIIPAKKIVPTTFEFTDIAGIVKGASKGEGLGNKFLENIRQTDAIVHVVRAFDDDDITSVTGKVDPIDDIDTINLELVMADLDAVNKRLSKVKRAAKGRDKDALAELDVLNKIKPVLEDGKSVRSIDFSDDEKKIVKGLFLLTSKPVLYVANIAEDDMANPDGNKYMDQIKEHVKGDGEVIGVAAAAEEQIAEMDDADKADFLEMEGVKEPGLNRLIRAAYKLLGLETFFTAGGPETRAWTFRKGTKAPQAAGIIHSDFERGFIRAEVMSFDDLDKLGSEAAVKEAGKLRLEGKDYVMQDGDIVEFRFNV; encoded by the coding sequence ATGTCATTAACTGCAGGAATTGTCGGCTTGCCAAACGTCGGTAAGTCAACCTTATTTAACGCGATTACTAAGGCGGGTGCCGAAATGGCTAACTACCCATTTGCAACGATTGACCCAAACGTTGGCATGGTGGAAGTTCCCGACAACCGGCTGGACCGGATTAATGAAATTATCCCTGCGAAAAAGATTGTCCCAACCACCTTTGAGTTTACGGACATCGCTGGAATTGTTAAGGGTGCCAGTAAAGGTGAGGGACTTGGTAACAAGTTCCTGGAAAACATTCGGCAAACGGATGCCATTGTTCACGTTGTTCGGGCATTTGATGATGATGACATCACCAGTGTTACCGGGAAGGTGGACCCAATTGATGATATCGATACCATCAACCTGGAATTAGTAATGGCCGACCTGGATGCCGTCAACAAACGTCTCAGCAAGGTTAAGCGGGCAGCTAAGGGCCGTGATAAGGACGCCTTAGCTGAACTTGACGTTTTAAACAAGATCAAGCCGGTCTTGGAAGACGGCAAGAGTGTGCGGTCAATCGACTTTAGTGATGACGAGAAGAAGATCGTCAAGGGCCTTTTCCTGCTGACCAGCAAGCCGGTTTTGTACGTTGCTAACATTGCCGAAGACGACATGGCAAATCCAGACGGCAACAAGTATATGGACCAGATCAAGGAACATGTTAAGGGCGACGGTGAAGTGATTGGTGTTGCTGCTGCCGCTGAAGAACAAATTGCCGAAATGGATGACGCTGACAAGGCTGACTTCCTGGAGATGGAAGGCGTCAAAGAACCAGGGCTAAACCGGTTGATTCGGGCGGCCTACAAGCTCTTGGGGCTGGAAACCTTCTTCACTGCTGGTGGCCCAGAAACCCGGGCCTGGACCTTCCGCAAGGGGACGAAGGCTCCCCAAGCAGCCGGGATTATTCACTCTGACTTTGAACGGGGCTTTATTCGGGCCGAAGTAATGAGCTTTGATGACCTTGACAAGTTGGGATCCGAAGCGGCCGTTAAGGAAGCCGGTAAGCTCCGTCTGGAAGGTAAGGACTACGTAATGCAAGACGGTGACATTGTCGAATTCCGCTTCAATGTCTAA
- a CDS encoding DUF1129 domain-containing protein, whose amino-acid sequence MSEEQPRNAQAGQRQKQVAKEQRQESGSAFAKYGLTRKNEEFIYQLSKQLNRQGVAKEKQPAMIQETINKLLAGQKKGQTAKALLGTPTAYANELKHPKPTSEAVRKESFKLLAVDNTLIFFSIFTFMYGLMYVLSPVAFKVSRNGSAGITAILLVAIIGGLLFSYVLLQIRPQAKKKRPLIWRILIIVIALVAWLLLYMLASLLPNAINPVLNGWLYIVFGVAGFGGDVYFRNHFHVMGLYGRRQRRR is encoded by the coding sequence GTGAGTGAAGAACAACCACGCAATGCACAAGCGGGCCAGCGACAAAAGCAGGTCGCAAAAGAGCAGCGCCAGGAAAGCGGCAGTGCATTTGCCAAGTACGGGTTAACTCGTAAAAACGAAGAATTTATTTATCAATTAAGTAAGCAACTAAACCGGCAAGGGGTTGCTAAGGAAAAGCAGCCGGCGATGATTCAGGAGACCATCAACAAGCTGCTGGCGGGACAGAAGAAGGGGCAGACCGCTAAGGCCCTCTTGGGAACCCCCACCGCGTACGCCAACGAACTGAAGCATCCTAAACCAACGAGTGAGGCGGTTCGTAAAGAGTCGTTCAAGCTTTTAGCGGTGGATAACACCCTGATCTTCTTCAGCATCTTTACCTTTATGTACGGACTGATGTACGTCTTATCACCAGTTGCGTTTAAAGTTAGTCGTAACGGAAGCGCCGGAATCACAGCCATCCTGTTGGTTGCCATCATCGGGGGGCTGCTATTTAGCTATGTTCTCCTGCAGATTCGGCCCCAGGCAAAGAAGAAACGGCCACTGATCTGGCGGATTCTGATTATTGTAATTGCCCTGGTGGCATGGCTTTTGCTGTACATGCTGGCAAGCCTGCTGCCAAACGCAATCAACCCAGTACTTAATGGTTGGTTATACATTGTCTTCGGGGTTGCTGGTTTCGGTGGCGATGTCTACTTCAGAAACCACTTCCACGTGATGGGACTTTACGGTCGTCGGCAACGTCGCCGTTAG